In the genome of Lactuca sativa cultivar Salinas chromosome 3, Lsat_Salinas_v11, whole genome shotgun sequence, the window GGAAAATACCTTTTAATCATATATTTATCAGACTAACTGAAAAACTAGCTgatagctgataaaaaataacgtttaaTTTGTTTGCAAACAGAAAACTTCATGACCGGCTACCGAATCGTATTCGATAGAGAGAAACTTGTTCTTGGGTGGAAGAAGTCTAGTTGTAAGTCAATTTCATTTCCACTTTTTACACATATTATGATTATTGGAAGTCAAACCTTGACTTTCTTTAAAAATGAAACATAATTGTTTTGTAGGTTATGACATTGATAACTCAAATGCTTACTCATCAAAGCCATTAAACAGTGAGATTATTCCTCATGCTGTTGCTGCTGGATTTGAAAGTGAAGGGAATAATAGAACAAGAGCTCGAAGCTCTAATGCATCATTTCTTCATGCAAATTTTTGTTTTTTGACTTGTAATTTATTTCACTCTCTTGTCATTCATTCTTTCATTGTAGTtatttttcttcattcttttgTTTGAATTAAattgttttacttttttttttgttgattgtGTGTCCATATGCCTAAAGTTATGTATGATTGTAGCTTTGATTGTGAATAGTTGATAGTGTTAGATTAAAGAAAGTGTAAGAAggaaaaagtgtttggattagtGTATACATTATTAAAACACAGTAAGCTGATAAGTTCTTTATAGTGTTTTGCAAATTTTGTTTATAAATGACAAAAAAGACATGGGTAGAAGGGTAAATTGATATGCAAGTCGTTAGTGATAAACAAAGAAAAACAACGGTTGCAATTCACATGATAAGATTCTAAACTCATGGGTCAAGACAAGTCAACGGGTCAACCCATGGGTTTTGGGTTCTGGAATAATCTTTTGTGCTTTTCATTTTAGCCCCGTTTTAAGATTTTTGTGCTTTGAAGTATCTAAAAATGACCCCATATGAACTTTGAACCTTTGGTCTCAAACTAACATGCATCCTAACTTGTACCATGTGTAACAATACTTGTACCTTTCATGCCTTAGTCAATTTTCTGGATTTTCAAGATAAAGATGTATCCAACTTGTCAAAAGAGACTTCAAATAATAAATTTTATTGTTGGACTTTAGAGTAAACTAACACAATAGTAAAAATCTTTGACAATTAACCTACTCATTGCTTTAAAAGCATCCTACTTTAAGATACATGATAAACATAATTACTCTCTCGGATGTTATACTCTTTCTTCAACTTAAGAAGTCTGATAGTTCGGTGGTTTAAAAAAAAGTGAAAATCGTTTTTTTCCGATTGATTGTGTAAAATATTAAAGTATCAAATACAAACAAACAAAGTTACCTTTAGCCAAAATGGTTAAGGCCTTTGTCTCTCAAAGGTTGTATGTTTAAATCCCTTGCAgggtttttttttctgtaaaattTAATTTTTGCGTGTTTAAATGTTATCTGAAAAAGTAAATCCGTGATTTTACTAGCCTTTTTAGTATGGTAATTGGTCATTGTGTTGTATTTTCCAAAAAAGTAGGTTATGATGTAATATAGGAAATCAAAATATGGTCGGTGAATAACTCAAAAAGTATTGCACCTAAAGTTAATGTTTAATCAAACATTGAATCAACAAAAAGTATATTTCAAACTGTAATCATATATTAAAACATGGGGGTGTCTAGCTAAGGTTCTATTTTTTCCTTTTAAGTAACCATTGTATCATATATTTTATCAATTAAGTCTATTAGATCTAAATGGAAATTAGTCCCTTCTAATTGATGTAAACAATCCACCAAAAAAGTTGTGAAATGCCTAAAAGGTAAAAACAATGAATAGACAAAGTCTTGTCTTCTAACTAATTCTTCAAACTTACTCCAATATCACTAGCTATATCAGCCATGCACTATCAGTTAGTTATCATACCAACCATGAACCACCCAATCatatctccccccccccccccccccccccccccccccccacccccaatATCTTTCTATAAATAACATGCCATGAAGTCCATGCAGATCATCTCAAAGGTGACAAACTACATACGAGTTGATTTATAAAGGCAAGCATATAACATGGCTCTCATGACTACATTATTAGCCTCACTactcattctctcatttttctctCATGGAACTTCACTAAGTTCAAACTACTATTCCAAAACATGTCCTAATGTTGAATCACTAGTCACAAAGGCTGTGAGTGATGCTGCATCAAATGACAAAAAGGTCCCTGCAGCACTACTAAGGATGCACTTCCACGACTGTTTCataagggtatatatatatatgcatgggAATCGATAGTTCATTTCAATTCTCTGACATTCTTATTATATCGTGTTGATGACTAAATTGATCACTAATTAACTATTTTTGTTCAATCTTTCTAAAAGGGATGCGACGCTTCTGTTTTGCTGGATTCCAAGGGCAAAAACACCGCTGAAAAAGATGGCCCACCTAATGTTTCTTTGCATGCATTTTACGTAATCGACAATGCTAAAAAAGCAGTTGAATCCGCATGCCCAGGAATAGTTTCGTGTGCTGATATCTTAGCTCTAGCAGCAAGAGATTCAGTTGTGCTTGTAAGAATTGAATAAATCTTCTTATTGTcgacaatattaattataaagaAACTGTTGTAATAAttattaaagggtattttggacatttCATTAACAGTCTGGAGGACCATCTTGGGATGTGCCAAaaggaagaaaagatggaagaacatCAAAGGCTAGTGAAACTATACAACTTCCGGCTCCTACCTTCAACATATCTCAACTTCAAAAAAGCTTCGCTCAAAGAGGTCTATCCCTAGAAGACCTAGTTGCCCTTTCAGGTAACTTATATTCCGAATATGCCCTTTTGTACCTTTTTCACCCcaaaataaatgaaacatttCCATTATAACAAAGTTTCAATCCAATATATTATTTCTTCATCGACTCTTTGTTAATTTGAGGGTATTTTAAATATGCCAAAGTCAAAGACTTTCACCGAAATATGCATCCAcattaacataacatattatttgTTCATGTAACTTGTTATATATGTAGGTGGGCATACTCTTGGTTTCTCGCATTGTTCATCATTTAAAAATAGAATCCACAACTTCAACTCCACAACAGATATTGACCCTTCACTCCAGCCTTCATTTGCTGCAAGTTTAAAAAGTGTTTGCCCAGTTAAAAATGCAAAGAATGCAGGAGTTCCAATGGATCCTtcttctacaagttttgataatACATACTACAAACTACTCTTTCAGCAAAAGGCGTTATTTTCTTCGGACAAAGCTTTGCTTGATTTCCCTAAAACTAAAAATTTGGCATCTAAGTTTGCAAGCTCAAAAGATGCGTTCACAAAGGCGTTTATAAAGTCAATGATTAAGATGAGTAGTATTACAGGTGGTCAGGAGGTTAGAAAGAACTGTAAGGTGGTGAACTAGATTGCATATGAAGATTTATATGTACTTTCGTGTGGTGAGATAAGTTTATAAGATAAAGGAGAAGCCCAATGCACCATGGCTCTTAAGTCTTAGATGACATGGTTGTATTAAATTTGTTATAATAATGTTTAAGTTTTTGATACTAGCAGAAATATTACATCTGTCAGTggattttaaatttataagattTGAGCAAGGGAAGACTAATGAGTACATATGAACTATGACAATTGACACACATGCCATTTTATGACATACAAAAATGTATGTCAACAAATGTCATCTAAAAAAACGAAGGATTTATGACTTGCATACTTCTATCACGTAAATCCGTGTCatctttttataacatttacaaaTACAAAGATGTATGCTATTTTTAGTGTCATAACAACTTTCAGAGTGATGAGAAGAAAATGCATCTTCTTCTGCCAACAATGAAAGTCGTTTCCTTCAAACTTTTCAAGTTTTTTCGAATTTGGAACTCATGTCCCTGACAGATTATGACATTGTTATTCCTTTCAAATCATAGATTTTGAATGTTAGATTTTGTGTTTTGAAATAACAATAAATAACATGGATTTTCAAGGATTGTGTTTGGAAAACACTTTCCAAAATCTGTGATTTCGACCATATTGTCCGGGGTACTATGAAATCTAATTTGGAATCCAAGAACAAATCGATTTGGAATGCAATCTTATTCCAAATctaaaacacaaaatatacattGCTTTGTTGTGATTTGAGAGACAGGATTGCAGAGAGAATAAGAAGTAGTTAATAGGGAAAAATAGTTACTTTCCTGTCTTCCTTACATATGAAGAAGAAAATAGTTAATAGGGAAAATGGCTCCTTTTTAATGGACGTGAATATTGGGTCATTAGGCAAAAAAATAAGGGCCGCCAGGGCTTTgtcccttggaccccgctagagGCGCTGCCTCTAGACCCGTCAGGGATGCTTCCCTTGGAACCCTGTCCTTTGGTGTGTTGCCCTCGAACCTCCGTATTCTCGAGTCCACATTTATCAATATGAGTGTATACCCCGCACCTCTAATTTCGGGAATTAAATTGAATTCAGTCTATCTCGATAATAATACTAACTACACTAAAATATGTTGATgatactaaaatcaccaacatgtcTCACCAAACCATCATTGTCTAAATTTATATGCATATTGTTAAAGTTCTAAAAGTCATATTTATTAAGTATAATACTAAAAATTATTCAATATTTGTAATAAATACAGATAatgctatttttttttatcatacaaGTAAGTTAcaaattttataagaaaaaaaagttaTATTTGAGCCAACACATTTCTTTTTATAGTATTGTGTATGAAGCTTATTTTGCTTTTATTTTTGGCTTCAAACAAATCGATTTTTACTTTCGATTTTATTCACTTATGCATATACGACACCATTGCACGTGTCTAAATTTGAAGTTATTGATTTTATTAATTCAGAATTCACATGATCTAAGAATTTGAAGTAATTGTCAATTGGTTTAACTCGTAATATTCTTAGGTTAGACATCATAAATTTGAAGTCAAATAAAATTTCCAAAATAAGAGAGAGTGAATGGGCCCCTAAATTCCTATGGACAACAAAATTGGTTCATATGGGGGTTTATCTTCCTTACTCAGAAAAAAATTATTACAGgatatataattttttaagtaATTTTTATAAAAGCACGAACCAATGTTGATATGATAACTTGCCATCCTAGTGGTTATGATTCAAGTTTCACCTGTAAATATGATGTAATTTAGTACTAGAAAAGGACGTGCGCCTCTGCGGCTTTTTAAAGTTGTCATAGTTGGATAAATATAGTGGCAAAATTTTAAAAgaggttttttgtgttttttaatcaaaatgtaaaagttttgattaTAAGGACGAAAAGTGTCAAATTCATTAAAGCTTTGTGGCAAAAACACTAAAATGTAAAACTTTTGACTGGAAGAACTAAAAGTGCCAAAATCATTAAAGATTTGTGACAAAAATCTAAAGTCGTAAAAACttactcataacataaaaatataaaaaatttgattttagggACAAAAAATATCAAATACACCAAACATTTGTGGCAAAAtcctaaaatcaaaaaatttactGATCCTAAGGTCCTTTGGATTTAATATATAGTATATATAATTAGATTAAAATGTGTTAAAGTATGGTATTTAACTCTTATCTATATCAGGCTACCAATTTATCATGAAAAAACAAAGGAGTAAAAGAAAAGTGCATACATACCCAAAAGAAACATTAACAACCTTTTCTTGATCTACTAATAAACGTAGGTTTAAAGCAATATTATTTGCTTGAAAATGTAAGACATAATCATAATATGCTATAACAGATTTGACGCTTCACCATATACCCATAActatataatttcatattaacaTTTTTATAGTTAGGTCATAGGTGTGTTTTAATATATTGAACCATATAAACATGGTTAAAAAGAGATTATCCATAGGTATTTGCCATTCAACATGTATCGGTGTGGCAAAGTATATTTCAAAATCGATGCATGATGAAGAGATGGTTTCAACTTTCAACATGTGAATGCCAAGATGATGGTCATTGAATTATGATATCATCAACAACTTGCAATATCTACTTACGATGTGTTTGACAAAGAGGTTTTAGAaactttttaaatttttatttttttaaaaaacaaagaaaaaattgTATGAAAGTACGtgtttaaattttttaatttgtgTACCGAACTCATGAACGAGACGCATTCCTTCCCATGGGCACAAGTGTAAATTCCCACCATGTTCGTCGTTTGATGCTCATTTTCTTATCGGTTCTTTGTTCGATGTTTTAGCGTGATCGGTAACTTTGGTGTGAACACGTCTTTTTACTCATTGCTATACTATTTGGGACTTCAAGGTGAGTTTTTAGATTTTCCTAAACCATGTACATAGTCGACAAATACATTTCATGAAcgattcttttgatttaaattagGATATTTCCTCACTTTATAATGATTGTGGGTGTAATATGTGATATCTTGATGTTTTCCTTTGTGCTAATTGACAAGCCTTGGAACTTGATTGATATCTCAACTCGATTAcgatttattattatttgttaaaAATATGTTATGGTTTGACTCATGAAATGATTGATATATGAATATGCTTGGATGTGTATCTGTTGATTATTGTACATGCTATCCTAGCTACTTGTTTCAGCTATGTGAGTTTGCATGCTTACACTTGGTATACAACTGATTATATGGGGTTATGCTTAGGGGATAGGGTAGTACCATAAAACCCTATCCGGATTACTTGCGGGCTTGGTCGGTTTGTAACATCCATTTTCCAGAATAGATCAGTTGAGAGTTCAGAAGGATTAAAGGTAAGGTTTTTGGGAAAAACCTGGTGTCATGACGTGACATGCGAATTGGATGATCGCGTTTTGAAATGGTTGTCACGACGTGACTGTAGCTGGAGCTCAAGCCCATAAAATTTTAAGGTTTCTTCCATATTTAAAGTCATTAACTCGTAACCTAGGGTATCCTCTTCAGCCTCCAGCCCCTCTTAACAAAATCTTAGCCTCTATTGATGAATCcttgagcatttggtgttgttttGGTGTCTTGAAGGAGAAGGGATCATCCTTGGTGCTTAGATCCAACTTGCAAGCCTCATTTTCATTATCTAGCAATTTCTCTAGACTTTTGTGAGTATTCAAGCTTCAAGCTTTATGATTTCGTGTTGCTAGATCTAGACTTTTATGCATTATTCTCCATGTTTAGACTAGTTGTAGTGATATAATtccataaatttggcaactttatgggtccttagAGTCCCTTTGTAGTTAGATGTGCTAGATCTGAAGATTGGTGGAGTTTTGAACTCTTGCATGAGGTTTTGACCTCTTTTTCATCATTTGTGACCTAATTTGAGCTCAAGACTTACATAGGGAATGCATGTCTCCAAAGCAACGATTTTTATAGCTTTTTGGGGTGTGAAGAAGCCTTCTGGAGGAGATGAGTgtgtggcttaatggattaagggcttaacccattaagctgaCCAAAACCAATTCTCATGACATGATGATATGTATGTCACGTCGTGAAGATTGAAGACCTTGCGACTATTTTGTCTTTAGTTGGCCACGTGATTGTTTTGTTGACCGTTGacagttgactttttgaccatttaaccttgggtcaaacttgaaggaTTTGGGTTATTGATGAAACCGGagattttagttgaaaaccgAGCCTtgcgcgggcagagtttcaactTGAAAAGATTATTTTCTCGGGTCTTTGGTGTGtcagacttgcttcgggtgtcggggatgTTTCCTAGGCTTCGAGGGGTGTTAGGGTAATTTGAGAGAGAATAGAAGGTGAGAGAGAATCAAATTTGTAACCATAATTCGGGCAGCCTCGCACCATATTTATAGTATCCGAAGCACCTGATTACGTTTGGCGTAATttcatgtacgcggggcgtactcccttaATAGCCACTTCGCTGGGCGTAAACcatcgtacgttgggcgtacgaggggaTCAGTTCGAACGCGTCAAGGTTACGATATGTGGCACTCATGCGAAGGAGTAGGGAGGGTGACTAACTCCGGGTCACTTAcacgagtacgttgggtgtattcCTTCGGACCAGCCTCGAAGTTTGTGCCTAAAACTTCAAATTTttgtatctttcgcatacgagcaccgtttttgacgttctttatatgcacgcgtaggtgaaattatgctctaaaactttcatttaaactctatcggctaattttgaatttatttttaatgttatatttttaacggGACGGGAtaagaaaagtccgttaaaaattcataacttcttcatccgacgtctgtttttgtcTGTGTTTTTACCGTTATACtgctattgacgagatcttcgattctcgtttaggttgtgtcggctaaaaatcactcgatctttattttgagtttCGAGTTGTGTACTGCTATGCCgattcttagaaaaatcataacttcctcatacgaagtcagatttagacgttttttttataaaaaaattctcggtttaacgaatactacgactttcatttagatcacttagctaaaaaattattttatcgtaaactcactttttacgtcatatggCGTCGTGCCGATTCTGTTACGAAActtcaataagtcataacttcttcgttataactcggatttcgatgaggttttcgcctaaatgtttctaacgagataatctacaactttcaacaaaattatttttacttatttcaaactttatatttttgttaattttgataattgacttttgattggaatctgataagacttccaatactttccaACTGATTCTAaaaatagttttacttcaatctcataaaactatcttgttagaactcaacactcaaaatcatatattatttaataatattcatttttaaacaaaacacgataactgaacgtgtatgttatatgtgcatatttaattaaattaaaatgaatGTTGATAGTTCCTACTAGGAAATCCGATAAAATTAGAACGATAAATAGAAAATTGGCACGTTCCCTACGCCAAAAAGATTATAATTtcactttatttaaataaataaataacatgtgAGAATTGCATGTGAAGTTGATGTTTAATCAAACATTGATCcagcaaaaaaaaaaatcgttttaaaatgtaatcatatattAAGAACATGGGATGTCTAAGGTCTTAGGGACGTCCCTTTCCCTTTTTGGTTACATGGTAATATGGTATCTAATATTTGATcaattaaaatatattaaatcTCATTCTATTATCATGAAAATTAGTCCTTTTCATAAACAATCGACCAAAAAGATTATGTGTTCTAACTAATTCATCGAACATACTCCAATATCAACCATGCACTAACAGTTCGTTATCACACCAACCATGAACCaccctacccccccccccccccccccccctccaccaccaccacccaccccaCCCTCTTCATCTAATCATGACTACATTATTAACCTCGCTACGAATTAAGGGGCAAATTagagaataaatattatgttAATTTTCAGTCATTTACCTGGAAGGGATTATATACTTACATCTCATCAAAACCATTGGCttttaaagaaaattttaaaaataaaaataaaaatactcaTAACTAGCAGATCATTGTTGATGTGGCATTTCCAAAACCAAAACTTTCATTAATATCGGAGTTTTTAATACATTTTCCACAAACCCATTCTGATGTGGAATTGATATTATTAGTCATTTATCATTTATCATTTCTTTTTCCTGAATTTTCAGtatttttttcattattattattttttaatttctcTAGTTTTGTGGATAAATGGCTGATGTATAATTTGCCCCAAAATAAATGCACAATTTCCTCTTAAACTTAATCCAAATATTAATTTTGGTCCACATGATTCCTTCTTGGAATGGAAGGCTtccggtgtttgtatcaaaataaCTTTCAataaaaagtgtttgaattagtCGACGAATTGTCAAAATGCAATAATAAGTTATATTTTAGTGTTTGGTAAATTctgtttataaatataaaatgatcaAAAAGGACATCTTGATAGCTTATTTAAGAAACGATGTTGTTGtgatatatatgattttttttatggtTAAAACAGAGGTAAAAATGTAAAATTGTTTTCACCTATAAtaagttttaaattttaaataagttACAAGGAAATAACTTATCAAAAACTGCTTATTCAAGTCaataaacattttttatttattccatccaaacacttgaattgtaAGTTAATTGCTAGTTCCAAAGTTATAAAGAACCCATGGGATAGATTCTATTCCTACCATGTCTTAATAAGACTTTCACTTTGATGA includes:
- the LOC111915440 gene encoding peroxidase 64; translated protein: MALMTTLLASLLILSFFSHGTSLSSNYYSKTCPNVESLVTKAVSDAASNDKKVPAALLRMHFHDCFIRGCDASVLLDSKGKNTAEKDGPPNVSLHAFYVIDNAKKAVESACPGIVSCADILALAARDSVVLSGGPSWDVPKGRKDGRTSKASETIQLPAPTFNISQLQKSFAQRGLSLEDLVALSGGHTLGFSHCSSFKNRIHNFNSTTDIDPSLQPSFAASLKSVCPVKNAKNAGVPMDPSSTSFDNTYYKLLFQQKALFSSDKALLDFPKTKNLASKFASSKDAFTKAFIKSMIKMSSITGGQEVRKNCKVVN